TGATTGCTTTTTACCGCGCCATGGATCAGTTTGTCCGAAAACATTTCGGACCGGGGAAATGGCTTTTTACCGTTTTGGCCCTCCGCTTAGGCATTTTCCTCCACCTGCTTTTCAAATTTATCGGGAGGATTCTCTATCAGCTCCGGTCACCTCTTTTCGACCTCTTCCTTATTGCCCTGGCCCATGCCCTGGCTCTGGTGATTCGATTTCGGGATCCGTCCTGGTTCTTTACCTATCAACCTATCATTCCCCTCTACGCCGCCGTCTATTTGGCATCCATTCTGGCTTTGGGCACCTTGAGAAACCGGAAATTTGATTATACCCGGACCTTTGCCGGTATCATATTGGGCGGACTCATTAACGGGTCCATCACCTTTTTCATTCCGCCTATTGCACATTCCCGCCTGGTATTCCTCATTGCATTCTTCCTCACCCTCCTGTTTCTTCCGGGCTGGAGGCTGATCTATCACATTTTCCTCCGCAAACGGACAGACGATACATCCACCCTGCGGAAAACCCTGGTCGTGGGGGCGGGAATCAAGGGAAAACAAATAGCCAAAACCCTGACGGCTCATCCGGAAACGGGTTACCTTTTTGTCGGATTTGCCGCCCGGGATTTCAACCACCCCATGACAATCAGCCGGATTGAGGATATACCGGAAATTGTCCGGATGAAACATATCGATGAGATCATTTTTGCCCCCGGTGAAACACACAGCACGGAAATGATGCAAATCATGAACCGGATTCAGTCGATGCCTGTGAATATTAAAATCGTTCCCGAAAATCTGGATACCATTTATGGGAAAACCCACCTTGAAAACATCGATAATATTTCCATGGTAGATATGCAGTTCAACATTTACCAACCTGTCAGTGCCTTTATTAAGCGGGCCTTTGATGTTAGTATGAGTCTGCTGCTGTTAATTTTTCTGGCCCTTCCTGCTGCCATCGGCGCCATTTTTAATTCACCCTTGGCCCGCTGGTATGGTAAATTAGTCTTGATATTGAAGGGAGACTGGACTTTCGTGGGGGATGACCCAACATTTGCCGACCATAAGAGATATTACAAACCGGGATTGACTGGCCTTCTTCAGCTTGAAAAATCCGGAGATATATCAGAAGAAGAGCACGAAAGGTATATGACCTTTTACATGCGAAATTATTCCATCATGATGGATATCGAATTATTGGTGAGAACCATAAGCGGAACAAGGTAGGGACATGGCAAAAATCATTTTGGATTTTGAGC
The DNA window shown above is from Candidatus Neomarinimicrobiota bacterium and carries:
- a CDS encoding glycosyltransferase translates to MKNERSTDAPFDISIIIVSYNVRDFLRQCLQSIQEASRNLNTEIFVVDNRSVDGTPDMIRKNFPKVHLIANSENLGFGKANNQALKTARGKYTLFLNPDTIIREDTLAVMMQFMEDHPETGLGGCKILNTDGTLQLACRRSFPRPSVALPKMLGLSSLFPGNSFLAKYNLTYLDPEKSYPVDAVSGSFMFCRTELIQSLMGFDERFFMYGEDLDLCYRVREAGYQVTYVPDTTIVHYKGESSKSAPFDSLIAFYRAMDQFVRKHFGPGKWLFTVLALRLGIFLHLLFKFIGRILYQLRSPLFDLFLIALAHALALVIRFRDPSWFFTYQPIIPLYAAVYLASILALGTLRNRKFDYTRTFAGIILGGLINGSITFFIPPIAHSRLVFLIAFFLTLLFLPGWRLIYHIFLRKRTDDTSTLRKTLVVGAGIKGKQIAKTLTAHPETGYLFVGFAARDFNHPMTISRIEDIPEIVRMKHIDEIIFAPGETHSTEMMQIMNRIQSMPVNIKIVPENLDTIYGKTHLENIDNISMVDMQFNIYQPVSAFIKRAFDVSMSLLLLIFLALPAAIGAIFNSPLARWYGKLVLILKGDWTFVGDDPTFADHKRYYKPGLTGLLQLEKSGDISEEEHERYMTFYMRNYSIMMDIELLVRTISGTR